A window of Hemitrygon akajei unplaced genomic scaffold, sHemAka1.3 Scf000046, whole genome shotgun sequence contains these coding sequences:
- the LOC140720729 gene encoding uncharacterized protein — protein sequence MSTRSSIKSLSKSSSSCDRGSRASSKATQARAKAEAAKVRARFAKEELEVKMKAAAREAENQKEKAAREAEAAAREAENQKVKAAREAEAAAREAENELERKRVEARLEALKLEREAAAAEVEAELIEDAEEMHDPKDGKSTSEKIGLERTRVYVQSQMEWKTLSSSPYLFDNVPLHEESWRGPTASRPSEEDNLPSQLRDEPRNARAHDKYFSTPNLPDLGRREAKTESRPANPITDVRPQSCTCGHVPPARTPPADESAARDCLLPSEHWGAAHTPAWRPRHTAATLLSSSISDAMNNSLNLHLNWIENNIPAVRFAN from the exons atgtcaacccgatccagcatcaagtcgttgtcaaagtcatcgtcatcctgcgacaggggcagtagggcatcaagtaaggccacccaagcaagagcgaaagcagaagccgccaaggtgcgagcgcgctttgccaaagaagaattagaagtaaagatgaaagcggctgccagagaagccgaaaaccagaaggaaaaggctgccagagaagccgaagcggccgccagagaagccgaaaaccagaaggtaaaagctgccagagaagccgaagcggctgccagagaagccgaaaacgaattggaaaggaaaagggtagaggcacggttagaagcgctgaagctagaacgagaagcagcagctgccgaggtggaagcagagttaatagaagacgccgaagaaatgcatgatccgaaggacggaaaatctacctcGGAAAAGATCGGCTTGGAACGTACAAGAgtctatgtccaatctcaaatggaatggaagactctttcttcctctccttacttattcgataacgtcccacttcacgaggagtcttggagaggcccgacggcatcacgtccatccgaggaagataatttaccctcgcaactccgcgatgaacccaggaatgcaagggctcacgacaagtacttctcgacaccgaacttaccggatttggggagaagagaggcaaagactgagtccagaccagcaaatcccataacagatgtacgccctcagtcatgtacctgtggacatgttcccccagcccgcacgccacctgcagacgaatccgcagcacg agattgtcttctgccgagcgaacactggggggcagcacataCTCCTGCCTGGAGGCCGCGCCACACCGCTGCCACCTTGCTCAGCTCCTCCATTTCCGATGCCATGAACAACTCCCTcaatttacacctgaactggattgAAAATAATATCCCAGCGGTAAGGTTCGCCAATTAA